DNA sequence from the Euzebyales bacterium genome:
GTCGATCTACCGGTTCCGTCGCGCTGACGTCGACGTCTTCCTACGGACCCGTGACGTGCTCGGCGACCCGGTGGTGTCGTTGACGACCAACTTCCGGTCCTCGCCGGCCGTGATCGCATGGGTCAACCACACGTTCGGGCGACTGATCACCGCCCAGCAGGGGTCGCAGCCGACGTACGACCCGTTGGACGCCGCGCCCGACAGGTCCGCGGCCCCGACCGGCCCGGGCGTCGCGCTGCTCGGAACCGCGCTGCACACCGACGATCCCGACGCCGACGCGCTGCGGGCGCGCGAGGCGGCCGACGTCGCGACCGCCGTGCGCGCGGCGCTCGACTGGCAGGTCTCGTACGTCGAGCGGGGTCGCGGGGCGTGGCGTCCGGCGGTCCCGGGCGACATCGCCGTGCTGCTGCCGGCGCGGACATCGCTCGCCGCCCTCGAACGCGCCCTCGATGCCGAGGACATCGCCTACCGCGCCGAGACAAGTTCGCTGGTCTACTCGACACGTGAGGTCCGGGAGCTGCTGGCGACCGTCCGCGCGCTTGCGGATCCGACGGATCAGCTGGCGCTGGTGACCGCGCTGCGCTCACCGCTGTTCGCGTGCGGTGACGACGATCTCGTCACCTATCGCCTCGGGATGGCGGGTGCGCTGAGCGTCATCGCGCCGGAGCGTGACGACCTTCCGACCGATCATCCGGTGGTCGCGTCGCTCGCGTACCTGCGCGGGCTGTACGACGAGCTCGTGTGGCTCACACCGTCGGAGGTCCTCGAACGCATCGTGCGCGACCGGCGGCTGTTCGAGCTGGGGTACGCCTACCACCGTCCGCGCGATCTGTGGCGTCGCATGCGCTTCGTGATCGATCAGGCCAGAGCCTGGAGTGCGGCCGAGGCCGGCACGTTGCGCCAGTACGTCGAGTGGGCTCGGATGCAGGCGTCGGAGACCACGCGTGTCGCCGAGACGATCCTGCCGGAGACCGACGACGACTCGGTGCGGATCATGACGATCCACGCGGCGAAAGGGCTCGAGTTCCCGATCGTGGTGCTGTCGGGCATGACCACGCGGTTCAGCGGCCGGCACGCGCGGGTTCGCGTCAGCTTCCCACCCGACGGCGCGGTGGGCCTCAAGGTGGGTCGTGACCTGTCGACACCGGAGTTCGAGGAGTTCAAGCCGGTCGATGAGCAGATGGACCACCATGAGAAGCTGCGCCTGCTGTACGTCGCGAGCACCCGCGCCCGCGACCACCTGGTCGTGTCGGTGCATCGCAGGCGGCGCAACCTGCCGGCTGATCGGCAGCGGTGGACGGGCGCGGAGCTGGTCGCGGACGCGGCCGACGGTGCCGGGCACGCAGTCGGCGTCGCGCCCAGGGTCCGTCAACTGGTGCTGCCCGAGCCGCGCCCGGCGCCGCCGCCCCTGCCCCCACTGGCCGAGTGGGCCTCGCGGCGGGAGCAGGCGCTCGCCGACGCCGGCCGGCCCCGGACCGTCGGTGCGAGCGACGTGACGCTGCCCGCCGACGGCGACCTCGACGACGAGGCGGCGGCCGGTGTCGACAAGCAGCCGCGCGATCTCGATCTCGCTCCGTGGTTGCGCGGCCGCTACGGCACGGCGATCGGCCGCGCCGTGCACGCCGTGCTCCAGACGATCGACCTGTCGACCGGCGCGGGGCTGGCCGAGGCAGCGGCGGCACAGGCCGCCGCGGAGGGTGTGATCGGACGCGAGGCCGACGTCGAACGGCTCGCCGGCGCCGCACTCGAGGCGCCGGCGGTCCGCGAGGCGGTCACCTGCCCGCGCTGGCGTGAGACCTTCGTCGCGACCACCGTGGGGGGCCGCACGCTCGAGGGGTACGTCGACCTGCTGTACCGCTGTGATGAGGGGCTGGTGATCGTCGACTACAAGACCGCGTCGTCGTCGGCTGACCTCGACGCGCGGGTCGACGGCTACCGCGCGCAGGGCGGCTCGTACGCGGTCGCTGTCGAGGCGGCAACCGGCGAAGCGGTGGCGCGCGTGGTGTTCGTGTTCCTCACGCCGGACGGCGTCGTGGAGCGGACGCTGCCCCGTCTGCGCGCGGCGATGCGTGCCGTCCGTCGGGCGGTTGCCGCCTCGTGACGGACACGAAGGTCACACCGCGCACCCGCGCCCGGCGACGGGCGGCACGCGCCCGACAGCGGCGGGACCGGGTCATCGGTGTGGTCGCGCAGGTGGTGGCGGCGGTCGTGGCGCTCGCCGTGCTCGGCGGGGTTCTGTCAGGCGGTCAGTGGCCGTGGGTGCTCGCGACCTATCTCCGCTGGCCGCAGACGATCGTCATGCTCGCCGTCGCGGCGACGCTGCTGAGGCTGGGGTGGTGGCGTTCCGGTGTGCCCGCGGCGGTCGCCGCCGCCGGCATGGTGGCGAGCCTCGTCGCGCCGTTGCAGGCACTGGAGACCGTCGACGCGGCGCGCTCCGAGACGTTGCGCATCGCCGTGCACAACACCGGCGTCGAGGCCGGCGACGCCGACGCCTTCGCCAGCGCGATCAGCGACGCCGACGCCGATCTGGTCGTCCTGCTCGAGAGCGAGGACATCGCCGGCGAGCTCGATCGACGCCTGAACCGGCATGCGCTGCTGACCGCGTCGGCGCCTGCTGACGCCGCGACCGCGCCCCCGGTCGTGCTCGCGCGCGGGGCATGGCCGGCCTCGGTCGTGCCGGTTGACGGTGGACGGCCCGCCACCATCGTCCGCGCCGAGATCGCGGGTCAGCCGCTCGACGTCGTCGCGTTCCATCCGCTGCCCCCGCTGGTCGAGCGATGGGCCGACAGCCACCGCCGGTCGATCGCCGCGCTGGTCGAGGGTGTGCTGCCACGGAAGGTTCCGCACGTGCTGGCGTGTGACTGCAACACCACGCCGTGGTCACCGTCGAT
Encoded proteins:
- a CDS encoding endonuclease/exonuclease/phosphatase family protein; translation: MTDTKVTPRTRARRRAARARQRRDRVIGVVAQVVAAVVALAVLGGVLSGGQWPWVLATYLRWPQTIVMLAVAATLLRLGWWRSGVPAAVAAAGMVASLVAPLQALETVDAARSETLRIAVHNTGVEAGDADAFASAISDADADLVVLLESEDIAGELDRRLNRHALLTASAPADAATAPPVVLARGAWPASVVPVDGGRPATIVRAEIAGQPLDVVAFHPLPPLVERWADSHRRSIAALVEGVLPRKVPHVLACDCNTTPWSPSMRRLLDAGLRGPTVLPTFGAPAVGIPLDHVLLSDGVHAVAREHAAFSGSDHRMIVTEVTLTPRETAGSG
- a CDS encoding UvrD-helicase domain-containing protein, with translation MSATTRAPDLVDDAARARLRDELDTTLFVEAGAGSGKTRSLVDRVLALVRSGVEMRAIAAITFTEKAATELRDRIRSRLVQAAGDPDDPDAPQLRLALDQIDAAAISTLHAFAQRILTEHPIEAGLPPNVDVLDEVGSQLEFGERWRRFRERLLDAPQLRRTLLLLFSAGVRLDDLRHLAGVLEDNWDVVADPARLPWGRAEPPVLDVAPLVAAFDELLARCDECTADADKLLAHLTGPIAEHAARLRAATDEFELLTLLRDPDVKFPKNLGRRTNWSDKQAVVDALRAVGARRAGLADEVAGSALRRIAVEIADFTRESAEQRRAGGRLEFHDLLVMARGLLRDPDHGWAVRRQLRDRYQRLLLDEFQDTDPIQIELAVLIASGDPDAGRRPWDRVATDPGRLFFVGDPKQSIYRFRRADVDVFLRTRDVLGDPVVSLTTNFRSSPAVIAWVNHTFGRLITAQQGSQPTYDPLDAAPDRSAAPTGPGVALLGTALHTDDPDADALRAREAADVATAVRAALDWQVSYVERGRGAWRPAVPGDIAVLLPARTSLAALERALDAEDIAYRAETSSLVYSTREVRELLATVRALADPTDQLALVTALRSPLFACGDDDLVTYRLGMAGALSVIAPERDDLPTDHPVVASLAYLRGLYDELVWLTPSEVLERIVRDRRLFELGYAYHRPRDLWRRMRFVIDQARAWSAAEAGTLRQYVEWARMQASETTRVAETILPETDDDSVRIMTIHAAKGLEFPIVVLSGMTTRFSGRHARVRVSFPPDGAVGLKVGRDLSTPEFEEFKPVDEQMDHHEKLRLLYVASTRARDHLVVSVHRRRRNLPADRQRWTGAELVADAADGAGHAVGVAPRVRQLVLPEPRPAPPPLPPLAEWASRREQALADAGRPRTVGASDVTLPADGDLDDEAAAGVDKQPRDLDLAPWLRGRYGTAIGRAVHAVLQTIDLSTGAGLAEAAAAQAAAEGVIGREADVERLAGAALEAPAVREAVTCPRWRETFVATTVGGRTLEGYVDLLYRCDEGLVIVDYKTASSSADLDARVDGYRAQGGSYAVAVEAATGEAVARVVFVFLTPDGVVERTLPRLRAAMRAVRRAVAAS